The Pseudomonas baetica genome includes a region encoding these proteins:
- a CDS encoding alpha/beta hydrolase fold domain-containing protein produces the protein MTQFTGKAPWPEGERELAQVRAFNRKLAWLPRFKIRNRVLPRMIQALLRISQIGGASKLLNAGLAAERRVIDSGVAVRIIRPKGRAKGVVLDFHGGGWVIGNAQMNDNFNIAIVNTCDVTVVSVDYRLAVSTPIEGVMEDCVAAARWVLADEAFADLPVIVIGESAGAHLAAATLLALKPSPDLLQRVSGALLYYGVYDLAGTPSVRAAPPQTLVLDGPGMVTALRMLTPDLNDQQRRQPPLSPLYGDFSDFPPALMFAGELDPLRDDTLDIAKRWVQSAPVEVYLLPSSPHGFIHFPTAIAQSVLAYSREWISARVDGQAPVTRSSP, from the coding sequence ATGACCCAATTCACCGGCAAAGCGCCGTGGCCAGAGGGCGAGCGTGAGTTGGCGCAAGTGCGCGCTTTCAACAGGAAACTCGCCTGGTTACCGCGCTTCAAAATCCGCAATCGCGTGCTGCCACGGATGATTCAGGCGCTGCTTCGTATCAGTCAAATCGGTGGCGCGAGCAAGTTGCTCAATGCTGGCCTCGCGGCTGAACGAAGGGTGATTGATAGCGGCGTGGCCGTTCGAATCATCCGGCCCAAAGGTCGAGCCAAAGGCGTCGTGCTGGATTTCCATGGCGGCGGCTGGGTGATCGGCAATGCGCAGATGAATGACAACTTCAACATCGCCATCGTCAATACTTGCGACGTGACGGTGGTCTCGGTGGATTATCGGCTGGCGGTATCGACACCCATTGAGGGGGTGATGGAGGACTGCGTTGCGGCCGCTCGCTGGGTATTGGCCGACGAAGCGTTTGCCGATCTGCCGGTGATCGTCATCGGCGAATCCGCCGGGGCACATCTGGCGGCGGCAACGTTGCTGGCACTCAAACCTTCGCCCGATCTGCTGCAACGGGTCAGCGGCGCGCTGTTGTATTACGGCGTCTACGATTTGGCCGGAACGCCGAGCGTGCGCGCTGCACCGCCGCAAACCCTGGTGCTGGACGGCCCCGGCATGGTCACCGCGTTGCGCATGCTCACGCCGGACTTGAATGACCAACAGCGCCGGCAGCCACCGTTGTCACCGCTGTATGGCGACTTCAGTGATTTCCCGCCGGCGCTGATGTTTGCCGGGGAGCTCGATCCGCTGCGCGATGACACCCTCGACATCGCCAAGCGCTGGGTGCAATCGGCGCCTGTCGAGGTGTATCTGCTGCCCTCCTCCCCGCACGGTTTTATCCATTTTCCGACGGCCATTGCTCAAAGCGTGCTGGCTTACAGTCGCGAATGGATTTCGGCGCGGGTCGATGGGCAAGCGCCCGTCACTCGTTCAAGTCCTTGA
- the tspO gene encoding tryptophan-rich sensory protein TspO, translating into MTFFIFLLACAAAATTGVMFKPGEWYASLAKPGFTPPNWAFPVAWTVIYLLLAWAGYRLSLIPGSQTVLALWAAQIALNTLWTPVFFGAHQILAAMIILTLLWLVVAAMVVLAVQLDLITGLILFPYLAWLCVAAALNFSIFVKNR; encoded by the coding sequence ATGACCTTCTTCATTTTTCTTCTGGCCTGCGCGGCTGCCGCAACCACGGGCGTCATGTTCAAACCGGGCGAATGGTATGCGTCGTTGGCCAAACCGGGCTTCACCCCACCCAACTGGGCATTCCCGGTGGCCTGGACAGTGATTTATCTGCTGCTGGCCTGGGCCGGTTACCGCTTGAGCCTGATCCCCGGCAGTCAGACCGTGTTGGCGTTGTGGGCCGCGCAAATTGCGCTGAATACGCTGTGGACGCCGGTGTTCTTCGGCGCGCATCAAATTCTCGCCGCCATGATCATCCTCACACTGCTGTGGCTGGTGGTCGCGGCGATGGTCGTGCTGGCGGTGCAGCTTGATCTGATCACCGGCCTGATTCTGTTTCCCTATCTGGCGTGGCTGTGTGTGGCCGCCGCGTTGAACTTTTCGATTTTTGTCAAGAACCGCTGA
- the tnpC gene encoding IS66 family transposase, giving the protein MTSSPNLDQMTPEQLRALAAQLLSKVDTMGRKIHRDETIIEQLSHEIAILKRHKFAKRSEQISLAQGNLLDDLLTTDLEAIEAELNALRPAPTSDETRQKPKRAPLPPQFPRTVIRHEPENTQCVCGCQLQRIGEDVSEKLDYTPGVFTVEQHVRGKWACRQCETLIQAPVPAQVIDKGIPTAGLLAHVMVAKFADHLPLYRQEKIFGRAGLAIPRSTLAQWVGQTGVQLQPLVDALREAVLAQRVVHADETPVQMLAPGEKKTHRAYVWAYCTTPFSALKAVVYDFSPSRAGEHARNFLGTWNGKLVCDDFAGYKASFELGITEIGCMAHARRKFFDLHVTNKSQLAEQALHSIGGLYEVERQAKDISDEERWRLRQEIAVPIAQKLHEWMLAQRDLVPEGSATTKALDYSLKRWVALTRYLDDGAVPIDNNPVENTIRPWALGRSNWLFAGSLRSGKRAAAIMSLIQSARMNGHDPYAYLKDVLTRLPTQKASEIEHLLPHQWMPG; this is encoded by the coding sequence ATGACTTCCTCTCCCAATCTCGACCAAATGACACCCGAACAACTGCGCGCACTCGCTGCGCAGTTGCTGTCGAAGGTCGACACCATGGGCCGAAAAATCCATCGTGACGAGACGATCATCGAGCAGCTCTCTCACGAGATTGCCATCCTCAAGCGGCACAAGTTCGCCAAGCGCAGCGAACAGATCAGCCTGGCGCAAGGCAACTTGCTCGATGACCTGCTCACCACTGACCTTGAGGCTATCGAGGCAGAACTGAACGCGCTTCGTCCCGCCCCAACGTCGGACGAAACCCGCCAAAAACCCAAGCGCGCGCCGCTGCCGCCGCAGTTCCCACGTACCGTCATTCGTCACGAGCCAGAGAACACCCAGTGTGTCTGCGGGTGTCAGCTTCAGCGCATCGGCGAAGACGTCAGCGAGAAGCTGGATTACACGCCGGGCGTGTTTACCGTTGAGCAGCATGTACGTGGAAAGTGGGCCTGCCGCCAGTGCGAAACACTGATCCAAGCACCGGTGCCGGCCCAGGTGATCGACAAGGGCATCCCGACCGCAGGCCTGCTGGCGCATGTGATGGTGGCCAAATTCGCTGATCATCTGCCGCTGTACCGGCAAGAAAAGATCTTTGGCCGTGCAGGCCTGGCGATCCCGCGTTCAACGCTGGCTCAGTGGGTGGGCCAAACTGGCGTACAGCTACAACCGCTGGTGGATGCACTGCGCGAAGCGGTGCTGGCTCAGCGAGTCGTGCATGCCGATGAAACGCCGGTGCAGATGCTGGCGCCCGGCGAGAAGAAAACGCACCGAGCTTATGTCTGGGCTTATTGCACCACGCCGTTCTCGGCACTGAAGGCCGTTGTCTACGACTTCAGCCCCAGCCGTGCTGGCGAACATGCACGGAACTTCCTTGGCACGTGGAACGGCAAGCTGGTCTGTGATGACTTCGCGGGTTACAAGGCCAGCTTCGAGCTGGGCATCACCGAAATCGGCTGCATGGCGCATGCCCGCCGTAAGTTCTTCGACCTGCATGTGACGAACAAAAGCCAGTTGGCCGAGCAAGCGCTGCACTCAATCGGCGGGCTGTACGAAGTTGAACGGCAGGCCAAAGACATAAGTGATGAAGAACGATGGCGATTACGCCAAGAAATAGCGGTGCCCATTGCACAGAAATTACATGAGTGGATGCTGGCTCAGCGCGACCTCGTGCCCGAGGGCTCGGCCACGACCAAGGCTCTGGATTACAGCTTGAAACGCTGGGTAGCGCTGACGCGCTACCTGGATGATGGTGCCGTGCCCATCGACAACAACCCGGTGGAGAACACGATCAGGCCATGGGCGCTTGGGCGCTCCAATTGGTTGTTCGCAGGGTCTCTGCGCAGTGGCAAACGAGCGGCAGCGATCATGAGTTTGATCCAGTCGGCACGCATGAACGGGCATGATCCGTACGCGTATCTCAAGGATGTACTGACGCGATTGCCGACGCAGAAAGCCAGTGAGATCGAGCATCTACTGCCGCATCAATGGATGCCTGGCTGA
- the tnpB gene encoding IS66 family insertion sequence element accessory protein TnpB (TnpB, as the term is used for proteins encoded by IS66 family insertion elements, is considered an accessory protein, since TnpC, encoded by a neighboring gene, is a DDE family transposase.), whose product MIRIDAIWLATEPMDMRAGTETALARVVAVFGAAKPHCAYLFANRRANRMKVLVHDGVGIWLAARRLNQGKFHWPGTHRGLEVGLDAEQLQALVLGLPWQRVGANGAITMI is encoded by the coding sequence ATGATACGCATCGACGCCATCTGGCTCGCCACTGAGCCCATGGACATGCGCGCCGGCACCGAAACTGCGTTGGCCCGCGTGGTCGCCGTGTTCGGTGCGGCGAAGCCGCACTGCGCTTATCTGTTCGCCAACCGCCGGGCCAACCGGATGAAGGTGCTGGTGCACGATGGCGTGGGCATCTGGCTTGCCGCACGGCGTTTGAACCAAGGCAAGTTTCACTGGCCTGGCACTCATCGCGGTTTGGAAGTCGGGCTCGACGCTGAACAACTTCAAGCGCTGGTGCTCGGTTTGCCATGGCAGCGAGTTGGCGCTAACGGCGCAATCACAATGATTTAG
- the tnpA gene encoding IS66-like element accessory protein TnpA, translated as MRQRSSYPKPFKAQVVQECLKPGASVSSVAISHGINANVIRKWLPIYRDKPVAPLPAFVPLQPMPKRHADEAVVIALPLGDKAITVKWPITDPDGCARFIRSLSQ; from the coding sequence ATGCGCCAACGAAGCTCCTATCCCAAACCCTTCAAGGCCCAGGTTGTGCAGGAATGCCTGAAACCCGGTGCCTCAGTTTCCAGCGTCGCCATCAGCCACGGCATCAATGCCAACGTGATTCGCAAGTGGCTGCCGATTTACCGTGATAAACCTGTCGCGCCACTTCCCGCGTTTGTACCGCTGCAACCAATGCCTAAACGGCACGCTGATGAAGCGGTGGTGATCGCACTGCCGCTGGGCGACAAAGCCATCACGGTCAAATGGCCCATCACCGACCCGGACGGCTGCGCACGTTTTATCCGCAGCCTCTCGCAATGA
- a CDS encoding tyrosine-protein phosphatase yields the protein MFQRLLCSLSVLSLSIAAAHAAESVPLDTPRLQSIDNLRDIAGITTAYSTAHDGTMRSGVFYRSNALTPSAADLATLNSLGIRAIYDLRTPSEIAATPDTMLTGATYENIDIIGSTTSGANITTVSFKSAADAIAMMEQTNRAFVSDAGMRGQFGKLFNELASVDAAQLFHCTAGKDRTGWTAAVLQSIAGLDNATIMANYLATNDYTAARVAATLKAMPASMASIYAPLLGVQASYLQAGLDEVTAQYGSMDNYLKQGLGLSQETLYVLRGKLVEYNSLPGQAGLIGNAAAGAELLRQLQNSNLSGTYSAYNYYLQSAIDAGTLGGVESTVGGQVHADAASYLLRQNAMIEQAAAPFASGTDLKLGQYRLWTTALAGYLGTDGSAHADSSNEHSQGLMVGLTQRFTEQLSARGGFGYSKGSVGGAGGEADTDFTFFNIGARYGFTSLERGLFVDASASAGYVDYDSKRDLGGGLGTAKGDTHGNLTGATLALGYRMPVSGVILEPSLGVRVSHLDLKGFQEKGSELSLDVDDSKQTRRSAVANLDVSFAPIAMGNWQLLPGARVGYEHVLGDHRVESKGHLLGLDIEQRAAFDNRDQFSGGVNLMANLGPVSLGAEVGASGGGDSHGFAGSLKASYQF from the coding sequence GTGTTCCAACGTCTTCTGTGTTCGCTGTCCGTCTTGAGCCTGTCCATCGCCGCTGCCCACGCCGCCGAGTCCGTCCCGCTGGATACGCCACGCCTGCAAAGCATCGATAACTTGCGCGACATCGCGGGCATCACCACTGCGTACTCCACGGCCCACGACGGCACGATGCGCAGCGGCGTGTTCTACCGCTCCAACGCGCTGACCCCGTCGGCAGCGGATCTGGCGACCCTCAACAGCCTCGGCATCAGAGCGATTTACGACTTACGCACGCCTAGCGAAATCGCCGCCACGCCGGATACGATGCTCACCGGCGCGACCTACGAAAACATCGACATCATCGGCAGCACCACTTCCGGCGCAAACATCACTACGGTCTCGTTCAAAAGCGCCGCCGACGCCATTGCCATGATGGAGCAGACCAACCGCGCTTTCGTCAGCGATGCCGGCATGCGCGGTCAATTCGGCAAGCTGTTCAACGAACTGGCCAGCGTTGATGCCGCCCAGTTATTCCACTGCACCGCTGGCAAGGACCGCACCGGCTGGACCGCCGCCGTGTTGCAAAGCATCGCCGGCCTCGATAACGCGACCATCATGGCCAACTACCTGGCCACCAACGACTACACCGCCGCCCGCGTCGCCGCCACGTTGAAAGCCATGCCGGCCAGTATGGCGAGCATCTATGCGCCACTGCTCGGCGTGCAAGCCAGCTACTTGCAGGCCGGCCTCGATGAGGTCACCGCTCAATACGGCAGCATGGACAACTACCTCAAACAAGGTCTCGGCCTGTCGCAGGAAACCCTTTACGTCTTGCGCGGCAAACTGGTCGAGTACAACAGTTTACCGGGGCAAGCCGGTTTGATCGGTAACGCCGCCGCTGGCGCCGAATTGCTGCGACAGCTACAGAACAGCAACCTGTCCGGGACCTACAGCGCCTACAACTACTACCTGCAATCGGCCATCGACGCCGGCACCCTCGGCGGCGTCGAATCCACCGTCGGCGGCCAGGTTCACGCCGACGCCGCCAGCTACCTGCTGCGCCAAAATGCAATGATCGAACAAGCCGCCGCACCGTTCGCCAGCGGTACCGACCTCAAGCTCGGCCAATACCGTTTGTGGACCACCGCGCTCGCCGGCTACCTGGGCACTGACGGCTCAGCCCACGCCGACAGCAGCAACGAACACAGCCAGGGCCTGATGGTCGGCCTCACCCAGCGCTTCACCGAACAACTCAGCGCCCGTGGTGGTTTCGGCTACAGCAAAGGCTCAGTGGGCGGGGCAGGTGGCGAGGCGGATACCGACTTCACCTTCTTCAACATCGGCGCCCGCTACGGCTTCACCAGCCTGGAACGCGGCCTGTTCGTCGACGCCAGCGCCAGCGCCGGTTATGTCGACTACGACAGCAAACGCGACCTCGGCGGTGGCCTCGGTACGGCGAAGGGCGACACCCACGGCAACCTCACCGGCGCGACGTTGGCGCTGGGTTATCGAATGCCGGTCAGCGGCGTGATTCTAGAACCGAGCCTTGGTGTGCGCGTCAGCCATCTCGATCTCAAAGGCTTCCAGGAAAAGGGCAGCGAACTGTCGCTGGACGTTGACGACAGCAAGCAAACCCGCCGCAGCGCCGTGGCCAATCTCGACGTGTCCTTCGCCCCGATCGCCATGGGTAACTGGCAACTTTTGCCGGGTGCGCGGGTGGGTTATGAGCATGTGCTCGGCGATCATCGGGTCGAAAGCAAAGGTCACTTGCTTGGCTTGGATATCGAACAACGCGCCGCTTTCGACAACCGCGATCAGTTCAGCGGCGGCGTCAACCTCATGGCCAACCTAGGCCCCGTCAGCCTCGGCGCTGAAGTGGGCGCTAGCGGAGGCGGGGACAGCCACGGTTTCGCCGGCAGTCTCAAGGCCAGCTATCAGTTCTGA
- a CDS encoding EAL domain-containing protein gives MNKKRIVWGSILLGLPCVLLPILLMGYVAWVLNLAAAQQRLESLAVVASNRANNTFHEAAGVLKSIAASELAPCTPQSIDEMRLLTINTFSVKSIGYVEEEVYACGSWGAVGHRVTPWKEDFTTADGVRVSLGVQARIGPTKPMMALQYAAFNVLVDPEQFLQVMVEDDVHLMVGTAAGQLVGVSRPGAERFMSRVHLGPATALEDGYLYTLVHSGDWVAIAAVSRHELLQGLLRREMLLLPIGGLIAGMLVLMLVRRTRQRLSPLAELELAVRNREFIVHYQPIIDLHDGACVGAEALVRWQHPDGSLVPPDRFIPLAEQSGLIQPITDQLIDQVLEDLGPLLVQQRDLHVAINLAAADVSSGRFLPRLQAAISKADVWPSQIWLEATERGFLQIDAARQTVNRARELGFMAAIDDFGTGFSSLQHLQQLPLDVLKIDKSFVDSIDVDPTASSVTAHIIEMAKSLRLKLVAEGIESQAQLEYLRSRGVHFGQGWLFARPMPVAQFQGFLHKHSNAPAPIGQVLECL, from the coding sequence ATGAACAAAAAACGCATTGTCTGGGGGAGCATTCTCCTGGGCCTTCCGTGTGTCTTGCTTCCCATACTTTTGATGGGCTACGTCGCCTGGGTGTTGAATCTGGCGGCAGCGCAGCAACGTCTGGAATCGCTGGCCGTCGTGGCCTCGAATCGCGCCAACAATACATTCCATGAAGCGGCCGGCGTGCTGAAGAGCATCGCCGCGTCCGAACTCGCCCCTTGCACCCCGCAGAGCATCGACGAGATGCGTCTGCTGACCATCAACACGTTCTCGGTGAAGTCGATCGGCTACGTCGAGGAAGAGGTTTATGCCTGCGGTTCGTGGGGGGCAGTGGGCCATCGGGTGACGCCGTGGAAGGAAGATTTCACCACCGCTGATGGCGTGCGCGTGTCGCTCGGTGTGCAGGCGCGGATTGGGCCGACCAAGCCGATGATGGCGCTGCAATACGCAGCGTTCAACGTGCTGGTCGACCCTGAACAGTTTTTGCAAGTGATGGTCGAGGATGATGTACATCTGATGGTCGGCACGGCGGCCGGGCAACTGGTCGGGGTGTCGCGGCCGGGGGCAGAGCGCTTCATGAGTCGTGTGCATTTGGGCCCGGCCACGGCGCTGGAGGATGGCTATCTCTATACGCTGGTGCACAGCGGTGACTGGGTGGCGATTGCCGCCGTGTCGCGTCACGAGTTGCTGCAAGGACTGCTGCGCAGGGAGATGCTGTTATTGCCGATTGGCGGGCTGATCGCGGGCATGCTGGTGTTGATGCTCGTCAGGCGGACACGGCAACGCCTGTCACCATTGGCCGAGCTTGAGCTGGCGGTGCGCAATCGCGAGTTCATCGTGCACTATCAACCGATCATTGATTTGCACGATGGCGCCTGCGTCGGCGCAGAGGCTCTGGTGCGCTGGCAGCATCCGGACGGCAGCCTGGTGCCACCGGACAGGTTTATTCCGTTGGCGGAACAAAGTGGTTTGATTCAGCCGATCACCGATCAGCTCATCGATCAGGTGCTGGAGGATCTGGGGCCGTTGCTAGTGCAGCAGCGCGATCTGCATGTGGCGATTAACCTGGCGGCGGCAGACGTCAGCAGCGGGCGTTTTCTGCCCCGGCTGCAAGCGGCGATAAGCAAGGCCGATGTGTGGCCGAGCCAGATCTGGCTGGAGGCGACCGAGCGGGGTTTTCTGCAGATTGATGCGGCGCGGCAGACGGTTAATCGGGCGCGCGAGTTGGGTTTTATGGCGGCCATCGACGATTTCGGCACAGGGTTTTCCAGCCTGCAACATCTGCAACAGTTGCCACTGGATGTGCTGAAGATCGACAAGTCGTTTGTCGACAGCATCGACGTCGATCCGACGGCCTCCTCGGTGACGGCGCACATTATCGAAATGGCCAAGAGTCTGCGCTTGAAACTGGTGGCCGAGGGCATCGAGTCCCAGGCCCAGCTTGAGTATCTGCGCAGCCGTGGCGTGCACTTCGGGCAAGGTTGGCTGTTTGCCAGACCGATGCCCGTCGCGCAATTCCAGGGGTTCTTGCACAAGCATTCAAATGCGCCAGCGCCGATTGGACAAGTGCTTGAATGCCTGTGA
- a CDS encoding AraC family transcriptional regulator: MFPTPPRQKIILRSENLHCEDFGALFSKLFGNRYSDTPPPPPNIIIGGVYGRHEGVSFRRMHYHGDFSVTFPDPLDEITFVIPTAGKIVFSHTCESVGMSHIGLAIDKADIRSMHFLDNHAQHGMSIGRGQLTERLSALLGRPIVQKIVFEPVVDLNSAAFQGIKALIDLATGTEFDVLINSGTLMPSRLREMLVDAVLEAWPHNFTEVLRGPAPRVAPRHVKLAVEFIQAHPEQLVSGVELARLSNVSQRALQEGFRRFVGTSVVAYQRQVRLERAYEALAQRHSVTVTEVALRFGFSNVGRFCQYFQSAFGVRPAQLRSRC; encoded by the coding sequence GTGTTCCCAACCCCACCCCGCCAAAAAATCATCCTCCGCTCCGAAAACCTCCACTGCGAAGACTTCGGCGCGCTCTTCTCCAAACTCTTCGGCAACCGCTATTCCGACACCCCGCCCCCACCGCCCAACATCATCATCGGCGGCGTCTACGGTCGGCACGAAGGCGTCAGTTTTCGTCGCATGCATTACCACGGTGATTTCAGCGTGACCTTCCCCGATCCGCTGGACGAAATCACTTTCGTCATTCCCACTGCCGGCAAGATCGTCTTCAGCCACACCTGCGAATCCGTCGGCATGTCGCACATCGGTTTGGCCATCGACAAGGCTGACATCCGCTCGATGCACTTTCTCGACAACCACGCGCAGCACGGGATGTCGATTGGTCGGGGGCAGCTCACCGAGCGGTTGTCGGCGCTGTTGGGTAGGCCGATTGTGCAGAAGATTGTGTTTGAGCCCGTGGTGGATCTGAACTCGGCGGCGTTTCAGGGGATCAAGGCGTTGATCGATCTGGCGACGGGGACGGAGTTTGATGTGTTGATCAACAGCGGCACGCTTATGCCGTCGCGTTTGCGGGAGATGTTGGTTGATGCGGTGCTGGAGGCCTGGCCGCACAATTTCACTGAGGTGTTGCGGGGGCCGGCGCCGAGGGTTGCGCCGCGGCATGTGAAGTTGGCGGTGGAGTTTATTCAGGCGCATCCGGAGCAGCTGGTGAGTGGTGTGGAGCTGGCGCGGTTGAGTAATGTCAGTCAGCGGGCGTTGCAGGAGGGGTTTCGGCGGTTTGTCGGGACGTCGGTTGTGGCGTATCAGCGTCAGGTGCGCTTGGAGCGGGCGTATGAGGCCTTGGCGCAGCGGCATTCGGTGACGGTGACGGAGGTGGCGTTGCGGTTTGGCTTTAGTAATGTCGGGCGGTTCTGTCAGTATTTTCAGAGTGCCTTTGGAGTGCGTCCTGCGCAGTTGCGCTCGCGGTGTTGA
- a CDS encoding IS256 family transposase, which produces MPTKKKPLRDLPKIPKELLEEFGEGLITAEAIEDASAAFKKALIERALSAELGHHLGYPPGAQRPEDETNQRNGKTGKTILTGDGPLRLEIPRDRDGSFAPILIPKHERRYTGFDDKIIAMYARGMTVREIRAFLSEQYGTDVSHDFISSVTHEVMEEIGAWQQRPLEPMYPVIFFDALRVKIREEGLVRNKAIYLALGVLPDGTRDILGIWIENTEGAKFWMKVFNDLKTRGVEDVLIAVTDGLKGMPEALSAVFPATTLQTCIVHLIRNSLDYAAWDKRRELAKALKPIYQAINAEAAEEALDAFENGPWGKQYPTVVAAWRRAWDRVIPFFVFPPAIRKVIYTTNAIESINAQLRKIIKTRGHFPTDDAATKLIWLGLRNITANWGSAAHDWKSAMNQFAILYGDRFIRPTW; this is translated from the coding sequence ATGCCAACCAAAAAGAAACCCCTGCGTGACCTACCAAAAATCCCCAAGGAGCTGCTCGAAGAGTTCGGTGAGGGGCTGATTACCGCAGAGGCTATTGAAGACGCTTCTGCGGCCTTCAAGAAGGCCTTGATTGAGCGAGCATTGAGTGCCGAGCTCGGTCACCACCTGGGGTATCCGCCGGGCGCGCAGCGCCCAGAGGATGAAACCAACCAGCGCAATGGCAAAACGGGCAAGACGATTTTGACGGGGGATGGCCCGCTGCGGCTGGAGATTCCCCGTGATCGGGATGGCAGTTTTGCCCCCATTCTGATCCCCAAGCATGAGCGGCGTTACACCGGTTTTGATGACAAGATCATCGCCATGTATGCCCGAGGCATGACCGTTCGAGAAATCCGCGCTTTCCTCTCTGAGCAATACGGGACGGACGTTTCCCATGACTTCATCAGCTCAGTCACGCACGAGGTGATGGAGGAAATTGGTGCGTGGCAACAGCGACCGCTTGAGCCGATGTACCCAGTCATTTTCTTCGATGCGCTGCGGGTCAAGATCCGAGAAGAAGGCCTTGTCCGCAACAAGGCGATTTACTTGGCGCTGGGTGTTTTACCCGATGGAACGCGCGATATTCTTGGTATCTGGATCGAAAACACCGAGGGTGCGAAGTTCTGGATGAAGGTCTTCAACGACCTCAAGACCCGCGGCGTAGAGGACGTGCTGATCGCCGTGACTGACGGTCTCAAAGGCATGCCAGAGGCGCTAAGCGCAGTATTTCCGGCAACAACGCTGCAAACATGCATCGTCCACTTGATCCGCAACAGCCTCGATTACGCGGCGTGGGACAAGCGCCGTGAGCTGGCCAAGGCGCTAAAACCGATCTATCAAGCCATCAACGCAGAAGCGGCTGAGGAAGCACTGGATGCCTTTGAAAATGGCCCTTGGGGTAAGCAATACCCAACGGTGGTGGCGGCCTGGAGACGAGCCTGGGATCGAGTGATTCCATTTTTTGTCTTCCCGCCTGCCATTCGAAAAGTGATCTATACGACCAACGCTATCGAAAGCATCAACGCTCAGCTACGCAAGATCATCAAGACCCGGGGCCACTTCCCGACGGATGACGCAGCGACCAAGCTGATCTGGCTTGGGCTGCGTAACATCACGGCAAACTGGGGCTCGGCGGCTCATGACTGGAAGAGTGCGATGAACCAATTTGCGATTCTGTACGGAGATCGATTTATCAGGCCGACCTGGTAA
- the cobW gene encoding cobalamin biosynthesis protein CobW yields the protein MKTLAKLPVTIVTGFLGSGKTTLLRHMLDNAQGRRIAVIVNEFGELGIDGEILKQCTIGCTEEEASGRVYELANGCLCCTVQEEFFPVMRELVARRGDLDHILIETSGLALPKPLVQAFQWPEIRSACTVDAVITVVDSPAVAAGTFAAFPDQVDAQRKLDPNLDHESPLHELFADQLASADLVILNKADQTSPEDLARVRLEVAEELPPAVKIIEASNGRLPLDVLIGLGAGSEEHIDSRHSHHDHHHDGDDDHDDHDHDAFDSISIELPQADESLLLDALTQLVVQHGILRVKGFAAIPNKPMRLLIQGVGTRFDKHFDRQWGADEARVTRLVLIGQELDAAQLEAQLRAALSV from the coding sequence ATGAAAACACTGGCCAAACTCCCCGTCACCATCGTCACCGGCTTCCTCGGCTCGGGCAAAACCACGCTGCTACGGCACATGCTCGATAACGCTCAGGGCCGCCGCATCGCAGTGATCGTCAACGAGTTCGGCGAGTTGGGCATTGACGGTGAAATCCTCAAACAGTGCACCATCGGCTGCACCGAAGAAGAAGCCTCCGGTCGCGTTTATGAACTGGCCAACGGCTGCCTGTGCTGCACCGTTCAAGAAGAATTCTTCCCGGTGATGCGCGAGCTGGTGGCACGTCGTGGTGACCTCGACCACATCCTCATCGAAACCTCCGGTCTGGCCCTGCCGAAACCATTGGTGCAAGCCTTTCAGTGGCCGGAAATCCGCAGTGCCTGCACTGTTGATGCGGTGATCACCGTGGTCGACAGCCCGGCCGTGGCCGCCGGCACTTTCGCCGCGTTCCCGGATCAGGTCGACGCCCAGCGCAAACTCGACCCGAACCTGGACCACGAATCGCCACTGCACGAACTGTTCGCTGACCAACTGGCCAGCGCCGATCTGGTCATCCTCAACAAGGCCGACCAGACCAGCCCGGAAGACCTCGCGCGCGTGCGCCTTGAAGTCGCCGAAGAGCTGCCGCCCGCAGTAAAAATCATCGAAGCCAGCAACGGCCGCCTGCCGCTGGACGTGCTGATCGGCCTCGGCGCCGGTTCCGAAGAACACATCGATAGCCGCCACAGCCATCACGATCACCACCACGACGGTGATGACGATCACGACGACCACGATCACGACGCCTTTGATTCGATCTCCATCGAACTGCCGCAAGCTGACGAAAGCCTGCTGCTCGATGCGCTGACGCAACTGGTGGTCCAGCACGGCATCCTGCGTGTGAAGGGCTTCGCGGCGATCCCGAACAAGCCGATGCGCTTGCTGATTCAAGGTGTGGGTACGCGTTTCGACAAGCACTTCGACCGTCAGTGGGGTGCCGATGAGGCACGCGTCACGCGTCTGGTGTTGATCGGTCAGGAGCTCGACGCGGCGCAACTCGAGGCGCAACTGCGCGCCGCGCTCAGCGTTTAA